Part of the Aquificaceae bacterium genome, CAGAGAAATAGAAGCAATTCTGAAGTCAGAGGGCTACAACATCTCTAAAAGCGCGATACATCGCACACTGAGAAGCTATGCGGACACAGCAAAAGAGCTTATGGAAATACAATCGGAAGTCAAAGCAGTGCTTGAGGCGGCAAAAGAAAACCCCGCAACCGATAGTCTTGAAGTCATAACCAACATCATTGCAGCCCGACTTCTACGGTTTGTCAAGGACATAGAAGCTCTTGAGTTTGATGACCCGACAGAGCTTATCGCATCACTATATAAACTTTCAGTCTCAGCAGAAAAACTGCAGAGGTATCGGGAAGAGAGACTGAAAAAAGCCATGCAGGAAGTAGAAAAGTCTGAAAAGCAAAACTGGAACAAGGAAGAAGTCCTGAAGCTTTTGAGAGAAGTCTATGAAGGCTGAAAGCATTCTGCTACCATATCAGAGGATTGCACTGCAGGGCATTGAAACAAGAAGGTTTTCTGTCCTCATGTGGGCTCGTCAGACAGGGAAGTCCTTTCTTGTGTCCTACTATGCGATAAAAAGAGCGGTGGAGTTTGTTAACCACAGAGTCGTGGTCATAAGCCCCTCCGAGAGACAGTCTAAAGAGCTTTTAGACAAAGTAAAAATGCATGTGCAAGCTCTCAAGCTTGCAAAAGTGGACTTCTTTGAAGATACGC contains:
- a CDS encoding phage protein Gp27 family protein produces the protein MMARRSKADLLDIIQYIIHLYHKEKRTIREIEAILKSEGYNISKSAIHRTLRSYADTAKELMEIQSEVKAVLEAAKENPATDSLEVITNIIAARLLRFVKDIEALEFDDPTELIASLYKLSVSAEKLQRYREERLKKAMQEVEKSEKQNWNKEEVLKLLREVYEG